Below is a genomic region from Cloeon dipterum chromosome 2, ieCloDipt1.1, whole genome shotgun sequence.
ATATTGATTGGTTAAAgtccaaataattttcaaaataaaccatAATTGTTTTCAATGACCTCGCAATTCTGAGGGTTTACGGAAATAAATACCTTTCCTGATTGTAGGAGTGCAAAAGAAGAGTATTTTTGGCATGCAACTGAGGCTACAATAATCCCGTCCAGGAGTCCGCCAACCCTCTGTGGAAGCAGTTGGTTGTCTTTGGACCCCAAACCTAATTGGCCATAGGCATTACAACCGAATGCGTATACCtgttaatatgaaaatttaagaattttaaacaatatttatacaACGCTATTGATTTCACCTCTCCCTCTGACGTCAAAGTTAGTGTATGATAACCGCCACAAGCCACTTGGACAACCTTTTTGTGCTCTAGacaacctgaaattttggtgGGCACTTCGGTGCATTCTTTGGTTCCTAATCCAAGCTGTCCACTGCCATTATTTCCCCAAGAGAATACAGAACCAGATCCAGAAATTGCCAACATGTGGAATTTATCTCGGTCAAAGATGCCACATTCCAACCCTGCACCATTATGTTAGAGTTTTACATAGTTAAAAATCTACATacatttttatacataaaatttatacataCCTTCGATTCCTTGCCCACACAAATTCTCAATGCGCTTAAGCTCATCCACTTCATCTAGGTTGCCTACTCCAAGACaccctcttttattttttccaaaggcAAACACCTCATCATTTGCCAGgacaataattacattttctcCGTTTTTGcctgaaaatgaggaaaaaatgaTAGTAGAAACAAGCAATGTTTAATTCACGTATCCCTTCCAATCGGTTATAAGATACAGCAATTCAAACAAAAGATACAATAAGATTCAGAATGAAAATATGTGACGAATTACGACAGAAATCTTCTCGATTTTCTTACCGAAAACGATTGCAGTTCGAATCTCACTCTTCTGATAACCAAAATTGGCCCACTTCTCTAGTAATTTAGACATCCCGAACAAGGATGATCAAAGATTTATGtcaagacaaaaatattattaagaaTTTCTGCAGTCTCAGTTTCCTCTCCAGGGTCAAGCAAAGTTACCAACAGGACACACCCACCCAGCTGATTAATCTCTTTTACTCAAGTCGTCAAGTCAAGATATTTATCGTGGCAGCACTAGCAACAATACTGCGCGACTGCGCGTGCAACTATTAGCATTAGCACTGGTGCGGAAGCGTTGACAAAAACTAATGAGTTTCCGATTCTTTAACCGCGCGGATTATGTTGCTATATCATGaaactccaaattttaattcttcattCTTCACAGCCGCTTGATTTCTGACAGTGAGCTGGGCACTAGCTGGGTTGCATTGTATAATTATGAAggcgatttaaattttttagtattaCTTCGTgtgaaaaacgtaaaaaaacgaaaaattggtTTCCGGATGCCCCTCggtacattttttaaagttggaccatttttcgaattaccacgaattttaatcaaagcaATAATATGGCGAGGTTCATCAATTGGAGGTGTCAGGCTTGGCATTTATGAGCCGAACGAACCATTATCAGAATTGATTTAATGATGCCATCAATTcgatttgataaataattttattaccctGCCTGCATGGTTAGGGAACACAATATAGCGAGAATGAGAGAGTGCTCAGATAAATGGTagtgaaaatctgaaaattttattacagcgATGCCAGAAAAATGCGAAGCATGTAGGGAAACAAGATAATAGCAGTTTCggctttatttaaatataattgatgAAACAACCAGAAATTATTAGAACAAATGGCCGAACCAatacaatataaaatattaattaattgaagattGTTAACAATTCTCAAGACTAAAATCTCGTAAGATGATTGACTaataagcaaaaaaatgtagcagTGAAAACGTAATAATGCGAAAGCGAGCAATCGAAACACACAAAAGCGCTTTCAGAATTGGCCATAATATATACTTTTCAAGTCACGAGAGAAGAgagcaaaacaataatattgaatGCTCCGTAAAAATCAGCATTCTAGACGCAGTTATTCGCCCCAAAGGAGCCCAATACAGAATACACGCACGATAATATTACTCACACTTGAACACAAGGGCGAGTTTTCTCTTTTAGTTCGCGCCTGACTGCTGCATGCCATCAgagaattgattaattaactaTATAGGAAGTATGTTAGTTAAACTTAAgttaatcttaaattttataagattttttattatttgaaattcgctttaaaaaacattacagCATAATAGCCTATCTACGCATGTGCGCAATAAATCTAAGAAAAACTATTCCATTAGTTTTTCTTTCCTGCAGCCAACCAACGAAACACTTCCATGACGACTTCCGTCTTGCAGTCATCAGACTCCAAATTGTCTACGACATCAACCCAACGcttcttgcaaaatttaatgcaaaactCACAAAGGtccttaataaaaaattaaagtgttaAATCTATCgggattattttgaaacattgaTCTCACCTTAGCTCCCAGCAAAGTTGCTTTCTCGTACACAGCAGCAGCGTTTTGCATTGTCAGGCCTGATTTGAGAATCTTTTCGCACTCGTTCATCAGATCCGTCACCAGATAAAAGCGGGCTAGGGCGTAAACTTCTgcacaaatcattttaaaaataattatccaaATATATGCGAAATTAAGTTAATACCAAGTGCAAGTTCAGAAGTAAAATTGACTTCATCCGTGTAGAAATACTTGAGGAACACGTAAAATGCACCGTAGCTGTGATCCTCGATGATCTGCTCCCTGATAGAATTTCCAAAACATATAAGCacgataaaattaaactataacCTAAATACTTTTGGCAACTGTCCTTCCAATCACCTAGGAACAAATTCTTGAACACGTCGCTGCCCAAGACCAAAATAATCTTGTGCGCGTGGATTTTCTTGCCCCCGACAATGAATGCAAAGTCAGCAGTTTCCTGAAATGAAAAGGATGAAGGAATTTTTCTAGGAGAGTGAATAGATATCTCACAGGTTTGTCAAACACTTCTGGAAAACGCTTCATGATTGGGCCTTTCCTCTTAATCTCATCCTTAGTATTTTGCAATGGAAATCGCTGGTAGGTCATTGGAGGAGTGGCAACAGCAAACACATCGTCAAATGTCAAGAAGGAAGTGAGGGTTGGTTTCAGAACAATTTGGCctgcagttaaaatttaagaactgTTAATTAACATTTCATCGAACAAAATTCATACCATTACACCTGCCCCAAATGTAAACCTTGTTTTCTTCAGTGATAGCAGCGCATGGGTGGCTTTCGTATTGAGTGGCAGCAATGTCTTTAACCCTGAgtgaaaagatttaattttctagttgCTCTAAAACAAATAATCCAAGACAGGTCTCACCTTCCCATCGCTGCTGTTGAAATAATGGATAGTCTCTTGAGCCGATAAGTTTCCTTTTCCTGCTGGAGTTTGAAGATAAGTCCCCATGAGTAGATTTTACCATCGTTAGATAAAGCTAGAGTGATATATGGTCCACAAACGATTTGGAAAATCACGACTCCTTTCAGGCCGAGCACCTTGCAGGGACTACGTTCATCCTCTGAAGTTGAAGATGAGCCTAACCTGCCATCTCGGTTGTCACCCCAAGTGCAAACCTTTAACAATACAGAGATATTATTAGAGAAGCAtataggaaatttaaattgcaatagACAGTTGTATATGTTATGCAAACAAAGATAAATTgttgcttaaaataatttttaaatgcaagcGAAAATTCGATTCAGAATCAGTTCAATTAGGTATTAAAATACTTAGATTAGTTTAAGTTTAAGTCCTAAAATCCTAAATAAagcttttctattttcaatgaCCTAGTAATTCCGATGGCTTACGGAAGTAAATACCTTTCCTGATTGTAAGAGTGCAAATGAAGATAATTTTTGGCATGCGACTGAGGCTATAATTTTCCCATCCAGCAGTCCGCCAACCCTCTGTGGAAGCCAGTGAACGTTTGTGGTTCCCAAACCTAATTGACCATAATTGTTTTGACCGAAAGCGTAAACCTGATTTATGGAAACAGAATAAATTGGATTatctacaaaataattttaatttcacttctCCCTCTGAAGTCAAAGCTAGTGTATGTTTACCGCCACAGGCCACTTGGACAACCCTTTTCTGCTCTAAAGAACCTGCAATTTTGGTGGGCACTTAGGTGTACTCTTTGGTTCCTAATCCAAGCTgtccaaaatcattttctccCCAAGAGAATACGGAACCAGATCCAGAAATAGCAAAAGTGCAGTAGCTACCGCCATTACAGATGACACCATATTCAATCCCTTCATCATATTATTAGAGTGgtatgattaaaattcttaaaaatcaacaaataatcattcacaaataaaatgtatacaTACCTTCGATTTTTTGCCCACACAAATTCTCAATGCGATTGAGTTTTTTGACTTCACCTTCGACGCCAGCCCCAAGGCAAccattttggttttttccaAAAGCGAGCACTTCATCATTTTTGAGCACAATAATTACGTTTCCTCCGTTTGAGCCTGCAAATGAGGAAAATGATAGTATAGAAACAAATAACGTTTAAATATAACTTCTCCCTTCCAATCGGTCACAATGCAAAATCAGAACTTGTAACAATAtagatacaaaataaatttaatacaccGTGAATTACGATAATAATATTAGATTTTGTTACCGAAAACGATTGTAGTTCGAATCTCACTTTTCTGATAGCCAAAATTGGCCCACTTCTCTAGCAATTTGGACATGACGAACCAAGGATGATCCAAGATTTCGaccaaaaagcaaaatattagaCGCACGCACGATGCACATATGCACGTCTGCACGACAAGCGAGTGAAGCGCTAGCGCTGAAGCGACGAACGACGAAGCGAGGCAACTTCTGATCACTTTTTTGCTATCCCTTACAAAGTAGAGAGTAGAGGGCGTATTCGCATGTATTGTGCTGCCGTCTATATTGACTTCTGGTACTTATcctgttgatttaaaaattttatttttgtatttgctGGCAGCACTATCGCATCAACGTTTATTATACATTACTGTAGAGAGCTCTCAAATTTCTActctatattattttaaattactgtgAAAAACAGTTGAGTGGAGGAAGGCGTGGACCCGTGGATGCTTGAAATATTGCATTGCTTGCCTGCGTGGATTCTGAATTCTGAATTGGGAAGTGGGAAGAGACCCTCGACTCGTGCGTGCGTGGCGTGCCAGTGCgtgcataaaattttttgtccaGATCAAAATCTCTTGTTCGCTATGTCAAAATTGCTAGTGAAGTGggccaattttggttttcagatgAGTGAAATTCGAACTGCAATCGTTTTTGGTAacgaaatctaatttttccatcGTAATTCTcgtgtatgtatttattttgtatctgtttgaaattctgatttcTTATAACCGATTGGAATAAGGGATAAGCTAAGTGATTTAAACATTGTTGGTTTCCCTAATCATTTTCCTCGTTTTCAGGCAAAAACGGAGGAAATGTAATTATTGTCCTCGAAAACGATGAGGTGCTTGCCTTTGGAGAAAATCAAGATGGATGTCTTGGAACTGGCGTCGAATTTAAAGTGAATGAGCTCAAgcgcattgaaaa
It encodes:
- the LOC135936839 gene encoding RCC1 and BTB domain-containing protein 1-like is translated as MGRVKDIAATQYESHPCAAITEENKVYIWGRCNGQIVLKPTLTSFLTFDDVFAVATPPMTYQRFPLQNTKDEIKRKGPIMKRFPEVFDKPETADFAFIVGGKKIHAHKIILVLGSDVFKNLFLGDWKDSCQKEQIIEDHSYGAFYVFLKYFYTDEVNFTSELALEVYALARFYLVTDLMNECEKILKSGLTMQNAAAVYEKATLLGAKDLCEFCIKFCKKRWVDVVDNLESDDCKTEVVMEVFRWLAAGKKN